A stretch of the Notamacropus eugenii isolate mMacEug1 chromosome 2, mMacEug1.pri_v2, whole genome shotgun sequence genome encodes the following:
- the LOC140529956 gene encoding guanylate-binding protein 7-like isoform X6 — translation MASTVPMEAPICLVENSNGELIVNQQGLQILTSITKPVVVVAIVGMYRTGKSYLMNKLAGKNKGFSLGSTVQSHTKGIWMWCVPHPIKFDHTLVLLDTEGLRDVEKGDSKNDSWIFALAILLSSTFIYNSMNTINHQALEQMQYVTELTELIKVKSSPNVVGEDSAEFVGFFPDFVWTVRDFTLELKLNGLPITPDEYLENALKLSKGNHRKIQMANLPRECIRKFFPKRKCFTFDRPTNNKSILAHLEDVQESQLEPAFKDQAENFCSYIFSNAKPKTLSGGIMVNGNRLGKLLETYVKTISRGDIPCLENAVLALAQTENSAAVQKATNHYVEQMKLRVDFPTETLQDLLNLHTDCEKEAISIFMKHSFKDDTNKFKKELVENLESKKDDFICQNEEESTKYCQSKLENLSQTLILAISQGTYSVPGGYQLYRKEREKIMNDYHQLPRKGVKADEVLQKFLQSLAMTEEAILQTDQALTEQEKALEVEQVKREAAEKEKKLLEQQQMEMQQKMEAQQRSYEENIKQLKQKMEEDRKQILKEQEAILDHKLKEQKRLMEEGFHAKAKEMEKQMKDLQEKFDAENNKSQFSSFLDHFSNVLMIVLPGAGKLLGLAMKLLSKAVP, via the exons ATGGCATCAACAGTGCCCATGGAGGCACCCATATGTCTGGTAGAAAACAGTAATGGAGAGCTGATCGTAAACCAGCAAGGCCTACAGATTCTTACTTCCATTACCAAGCCAGTGGTGGTGGTAGCTATAGTTGGCATGTATCGTACTGGAAAATCCTACCTGATGAACAAGTTGGCAGGAAAGAACAAAG GTTTCTCCCTTGGCTCCACTGTGCAGTCTCACACAAAGGGCATCTGGATGTGGTGTGTTCCTCACCCCATCAAATTTGACCATACCTTAGTTCTGCTTGATACTGAGGGCCTTAGAGATGTGGAAAAG GGTGACTCCAAGAATGACTCCTGGATCTTTGCCCTGGCCATCCTGCTTAGCAGCACTTTTATCTACAACAGCATGAACACCATCAACCACCAGGCCTTGGAACAGATGCA ATATGTGACAGAGCTGACAGAGCTAATCAAGGTCAAATCCTCACCTAATGTTGTTGGAGAAGACTCAGCAGAGTTTGTGGGCTTCTTCCCAGACTTTGTGTGGACTGTGCGAGATTTTACTCTGGAGCTTAAGCTAAATGGCCTTCCCATCACCCCAGATGAGTACCTGGAAAATGCCTTGAAGCTCAGTAAAG GCAACCATCGCAAAATTCAAATGGCCAACCTTCCACGAGAATGCATCAGAAAATTCTTTCCAAAACGGAAGTGTTTTACATTTGACCGTCCAACAAATAATAAGTCAATCTTAGCCCATCTTGAAGATGTCCAAGAAAGCCAGCTGGAGCCTGCATTCAAGGATCAGGCAGAAAACTTCTGCTCCTACATCTTTTCCAATGCAAAACCCAAGACCCTTAGTGGGGGAATCATGGTCAATGGGAATC GGTTGGGAAAGCTGCTGGAGACCTATGTGAAGACAATCTCCAGGGGAGACATTCCCTGCCTTGAGAATGCAGTGTTGGCATTGGCTCAGACTGAGAACTCAGCGGCTGTGCAAAAAGCTACCAACCATTATGTAGAACAGATGAAGCTAAGGGTGGACTTCCCCACAGAAACCCTCCAGGACCTGCTAAACCTACATACAGACTGTGAGAAAGAAGCCATCTCAATTTTCATGAAGCATTCTTTCAAGGATGACACAAATAAGTTCAAGAAGGAACTGGTG GAAAACTTAGAATCTAAGAAGGATGATTTCATTTGTCAAAATGAGGAAGAATCAACCAAATATTGCCAGTCTAAGCTTGAGAACCTCTCACAGACCCTGATTTTAGCCATTTCTCAAGGCACATACTCTGTGCCAGGGGGTTACCAGCTctacaggaaagaaagagagaaaataatgaacGATTATCACCAACTTCCCAGGAAAGGGGTAAAG GCAGATGAGGTCCTCCAAAAGTTTCTACAGTCACTAGCAATGACAGAAGAAGCCATCCTGCAGACAGATCAAGCTCTCACTGAACAAGAGAAGGCCTTGGAAG TTGAACAGGTGAAAAGAGAAGCAGCTGAGAAGGAGAAGAAGTTGTTGGAACAGCAACAAATGGAAATGCAGCAGAAAATGGAAGCTCAGCAGAGAAGTTATGAAGAAAACATCAAACAATTGAAACAGAAGATGGAGGAAGATAGGAAACAGATCCTTAAAGAACAGGAAGCGATTCTGGATCATAAGCTAAAG GAACAAAAGAGGCTGATGGAGGAAGGGTTTCATGCAAAagctaaagaaatggaaaaacagatGAAGGACCTACAAGAAAAGTTTGATGCTGAGAATAATAAGTCCCAGTTTTCCTCGTTTTTGGATCACTTTAGCAATGTATTGATGATTGTGTTACCTGGTGCAGGAAAACTCCTTGGTTTGGCGATGAAGTTATTGAGCAAAGCGGTGCCATAA